One segment of Sandaracinaceae bacterium DNA contains the following:
- a CDS encoding AAA family ATPase, with product MAANLESVRLGAFKSYRGQELSLGPMTLLVGRNGSGKSNALDALSLLALLAEERDVNDLERGDFEVAGLRGGVSGAAPFGKTPIEVGCSVRLEDGSLAELDVTIDIEGRPEILSETLKLTTKAAVRVLIQSGRQHSASGISDAKVYSAGQPKTYHLLSSRLAVVQAVGKVPGDSAARRLVVETCEQVLGVLRGVFVLDPVPSGMRQYARVGSPPDRAGANLSAVVYALRKNKRAWTRLTELVQALVETHIEEITFVEAKLPGDRLMDVMVALRERVGRQHFTTDARVMSDGTLRYLSIVASLLHLRASGSFGTTLVVEEIENGLFPSQARRVLDLLREEASEQSVRLLATTHSPALLDALHPADHASVILCDRQPDGLSRLQRLTDHPRYVEIAGAGAVGRAITRGELEREPAPRARSVAELFGT from the coding sequence GTGGCTGCCAACCTCGAGAGTGTCCGTCTAGGCGCGTTCAAGTCCTATCGCGGACAAGAGCTGTCGCTCGGACCCATGACCTTGCTGGTGGGTCGCAATGGCAGCGGAAAGTCCAACGCGCTCGACGCTTTGTCCCTGCTTGCGCTGTTGGCTGAGGAGCGTGACGTCAACGACCTCGAGCGCGGCGACTTCGAGGTGGCTGGGCTGCGGGGCGGGGTGAGCGGAGCAGCGCCGTTTGGCAAGACTCCCATCGAGGTGGGCTGCTCGGTGCGCCTGGAAGACGGTTCCCTCGCGGAGCTCGATGTGACGATCGACATCGAGGGGCGTCCGGAGATCTTGTCTGAGACGCTGAAGCTCACAACCAAGGCCGCGGTGAGGGTGCTCATTCAGTCGGGCCGGCAGCACAGCGCCTCCGGCATCTCGGACGCCAAGGTCTATAGTGCAGGACAGCCCAAGACCTATCACCTGCTCTCGTCGCGTCTTGCGGTGGTGCAGGCGGTGGGCAAGGTGCCCGGAGACTCGGCTGCGCGCCGTCTTGTGGTGGAGACATGCGAGCAGGTTCTGGGCGTGTTGCGAGGCGTGTTCGTGTTGGACCCCGTGCCCAGCGGCATGCGCCAGTACGCGCGCGTTGGCTCACCTCCCGACCGCGCCGGCGCCAACCTCTCCGCCGTGGTGTACGCCCTGCGCAAGAACAAGCGGGCATGGACACGGCTCACCGAGCTGGTGCAGGCGCTGGTGGAGACCCACATCGAAGAGATCACCTTCGTGGAGGCCAAGCTCCCAGGCGACCGGCTGATGGACGTCATGGTGGCGCTGCGCGAGCGCGTGGGACGGCAGCACTTTACCACCGACGCGCGCGTGATGAGCGACGGCACGCTGCGCTACCTCTCCATCGTGGCGTCGCTCCTGCACCTTCGTGCCTCGGGGTCTTTCGGTACCACGCTGGTGGTCGAAGAGATTGAGAACGGCCTCTTCCCCAGTCAGGCCCGGCGGGTGCTGGATCTGCTCCGCGAAGAGGCGTCGGAGCAGAGCGTGCGCCTGCTGGCGACCACGCACTCGCCGGCCCTCTTGGACGCGCTGCACCCTGCGGACCATGCCAGTGTGATCCTGTGCGACCGGCAGCCCGACGGGCTCAGTCGGCTTCAGCGGCTGACCGATCATCCCCGCTACGTAGAGATCGCTGGCGCCGGCGCCGTGGGGCGGGCGATCACGCGCGGCGAGCTGGAGCGCGAGCCAGCGCCCCGTGCGCGCTCCGTGGCGGAGCTGTTCGGCACATGA